Genomic window (Nicotiana sylvestris chromosome 7, ASM39365v2, whole genome shotgun sequence):
ATTGGATTATACAACAATTTGCAAATTATCGAAGTATGCACTGGAAATCCTATCTAGATAGATCTTGGAAGCAAGAACCACTAGCATATTCCTTAAAGATAAAGAACAAGAAAGCATTTTCTCTTAAGCACTTCTATGTGCAATAATGTCAAGGAATAATTGTGTTTTGCAGACTAAAACCTTACCTTTTTATACATGATGCATTTAGTTCTATATAAGGCTTAGTTAAGAAATACAACAAGAGTCATTGTTGTATTTGATGCCAGACTTGTTATTCTCTCTTGAGGCATTTGCTTCTTCCATCTTAAATGCTCAAAATTACATTGCTTCTTGGTGGATTTAGCTTGAGAGGGAGGACACTTGGACTCCTTAGAGACAGAAAATATTCATAATCTACAAGCTCGTAGGAGCAAAGGAAAGTTAGGTGTGTTATTTTAACTCCTTAATTTGCATATTCTCATGAGTGTACGATCCTTTCATGAGATGATGGAATTGTGAAATTTTTGAAATTCTAAATGCTTCTGTTTCTTGTTTACACCACCACTTCCTTCAAAAGGTTGTCACCTAggctttcttttttctttttctttccttttggccGGGGCAAAGGGGGAAGACTTAGACGGAAGGTATACGTGGACATAATTTTCCTAAGACTCCGCAGcatattcccccccccccaatcccccaccccaccccccaccccccaaaaaAAGGAGGAACTTTTCTCTTAAGGCCAAAATAAACTCTAGAAGGATCACTATTTTGGGCGACCAAATCTAGGAAAATTCCTCTCCACTCCAATCCTAGATTCTTCTTGGAATGAAGCATCAGAGGGATGTGTCAAAAAACACAGTTTATTCGTCTGAAGTGGTTGGTGGAAGGCATTCCTTGAAAGTCCTTTTATAAGGAAATCTCCACACAAAAAAAGAAGTCTTCTTTTGGGATAAAttcaaaaacagaaaatttactTGTTATTGAAAAAATTTCACCTGGAAGATCGTTGAAATTAGCTAAAAACCAGATCTCTCTCGTTCTAAAATGCTTTTGGAAATGAATCCTTCCAAGGACTTCTTTAGCAAGACTGAAGAGAAGTTAGTCTCAGACAAAACCAAGTCTTTGCTAGTGTTTTAGAACCTCCCAGTTGAAATATTCGAGAAAGCTACTTGAAACCTTTTTCCAGAAGATTTTTTGGGCTCATTTTAGGTAAATTAACTAGGTGTGCAAGTAAGCTTCCAACAAAGTATTGCCCTTCAACACTGCACAACTTACCTGCAAGAGACCCATCCTTTTTTATTTCCAGAAAGAGATCCCACCTCACAATACCTACACCTACGTAGTGGTTAAACAAAGTTTCCCACAAGCTTTGAGTGCTAAAGCATAGGTTTCGCTTGAACAAGTCCTTGAGGAAAGAACACGTTGAAGCCGAAACTTGATTTGTTCATTGTGTCAATTATGATCTTTTGTGCTTTTTTGTTATGCTTTCATGTCATATCAGCTTTAACTATTTGTGCTTTCTAAACATTCTTTTCAAGTTTGGTGAACAGCGCAGACAGAAGGAGGCTACGGTTTACTGTTCAATTCTATAGCATTAGTTTTGTATTAGTGAACCTGACACAACACTAGAGATCAGTTAAAACAATCTCTGGTAGGCCTTCTGTTTCTGTTTCCAGCTCCTTAGTCATAATAAACAACTTTTCTTGCTTTGAAGCAATTTCATCATTGTAGTTTCTCTCTACTCTACCTCGCCTCTTCACTTACAAGTGCTATCTTTATCGATTTTCCTTCTATTTCATAGTTCTTATAGCTTTTAAGCCCATTTCCTAACCAAATGATAACTTTGAAGTCTTAGAACAGTGTGGATTTGCATCATTGGAAACAACCAATAACACATCAGGAGGCAAGGTTGCCTTCCATTCAGTCATATTTGAACCTGCCGTAATACCCTTTTAAGATCCAAGGTAGTAATAATGTCATGTATTCGAAGATAGATGAATGTCAAGTTTCTTACAGAATGATTAATAAGGTACTTCGGCTACATTTTGGTTAACCTTAAATTCCCTATCATATTGCCTATTCATCCATAGACTAACATAGAGAGAAAAGAGTAATAAAGCAATTAACATATGATGACTAAAGTAGAGAGCCATAACATCAAAACGATCAGTTAAGTTCATCAAATTCTGTCATCAAATATATAACCAATTATCATTTAACCAAACACATTGTATTAGTAGTTAATTCACAAAACGAAATCAATAACAAAGTCATGTTTCCATCATGGTAAAATTTAAACTGACAACAGATTATCAAAGGAATAGGATTAATCCCTTACCAGTGGACAACTAATAAATCAATCAGCACGCTTGTAGGACACGTGTTTCCTCGCAGCACGTGCATTCTCGTACTCAAATTTCAACACATTAGGAAGATGAGAAGTGTCCTTGACGTAAAAGAACCTCCCAAAAGCACTCTCTTCAATAACAGGGAAAAAACCACTGAGCACATTGTTAACAATCCAAAACCAACCCCCACCAAGCACTGCTCCTAAAGTAGCTCCAGCAAATACCTGCACCAAAAGCCTAGTGATAAGAGCTCAGCTTCTGATGTATAGGTTAGGCGCACATCACAGGTTTGAACCCCATAACATACAAAAGCCTAGTATTAATAAGGGTTGAGGGGCATATCCATTATCCGCCGACAACAACAAATAACAAACCCAGAATagtcccacaagtgaggtctgaggagggtagtgtgtacgcagaccttactcctacctaGAAGGTAGAGAAGTTGTTTTTGATACACCCTTGGCTCAACGAAACAACCTAGTTTTGAATAAGAAAATAGTGTTTAAGTTACATACACCGTTAGTATAGAATACTATCATGTCACCTAAAAAAAATTTACATAAGCTTCCATAGAATAGTGAGGTTTGTAATAACTTAAAAATGAGTTTCGAAACGTTACTAGCTACAACAAGTAAATGTGAACTGCTAACATAAATTTATTTACAATGACCGTATATATAACTTAATTTCAAACGAAATGTACCTGTGCGACCGTATGATAACCCAAATAGACTCTAGAGTACAGAGTCAAAATCGCCATAGGCCAAACCAAAAGAAGCACAACCCATAATTGGTTTCTACAAATAAGTCCCAATTTTCTATAAGTCAACAGAGTAATATACACAGCGAAAAAGAACATGTACTGAGAATGACTAGAAGGCCAGCCATGAGAATCACAAACTTCAAGAAGAGCACAAGTTTCGGGTCGGGCTTGTTGGAATGATTTTTTAATAATTTCATTTATGAATTGGGAAATTAAAAGCCCAATAGCGAAGAAAATGCCCTGAAGTTCACGCCGGAAAATGAAATGAGAAACGAAACCGCCGAGGCTGATGAAAACAGGAACTAATGAAACCCATGCTAAGAAATGACCTAATTGATCTCCTTTTTGGTATCTAACGTGAGTCAATGTTACTGCTTTCAATGGATGTGGAGACATAGCTTTAGGATCTGATAATTGGTCAGATCTGTAATTGTTTGAGAATTAAAGAATGGGAAAAGGGGAAGGTAGAGAAGCCAAAAAACGTTGCCAGTATATGGGAAAGAGAAAAGAAGCTGGAACTAGCCATGTGTTTAACTACACGTGTGGAAGATCTGATATGCCGTTAACAATGTGGCAAGCAATAAGAGAATTGTCAATTCATTTTAATTATTGAGCATATAATAAATTTTCTAATATAATTATAAATTTTCCTAAGTGGTTTTggttttgatgattgacaaaggaacACTTGCATGAACCAGGTTTATGGATAGTATACACAGGTTACAGAGGTATCCACGTGAAGGGTATAAGTATAAGTGGTTATATATGATACTTCCTGAATGAAAATGTTGCATGATTGAAAAGGAGCATGACTTCTTACTTGAAGAGAACTCTATAAGGAAAAAGTTAGAGTTAAAattaactagaactcttccacctaGGAAGAGTAAATCATTAAAACTCTAGTTAATCCTAGTCCTACTAACTTTATATATTTCAGTTGTGTTCTCTTTTATAGGTGACGTACAAACGCTAAAGTTAAGCAAGAATTgaaagcaaaatagcaaggcattttaCAAGCAATTCATGTGTGTTTCAAGAGTgtgaacctgaagctacatgaaccaaaTAGAAGAACCAATTTCgtgtgtctgtcttttattctagttcaattatagCAGGCTATTGAGTTGTACCTTACAGCTTTCTTTAGAAGCATTTGTACTAGGTACTTTGAGTTGTATTGTTCAAGTTAAAGTTAACTTGAAGCTCTCGCAATAGCCTGTGGCTGGTTGCTACAAGGGTTAGAGGTAATCTTTAGGTTTACAAGAGGTTTGTAAACATTGTTATTTTGGCTCAGGATTGTAGTGAAGTTTTGGGAAAAATCATACTGAGAAATAagtcatgttttttttttcaccttttgagtcggtgttttccatgtaaaaatacttgtgttctttactttctacatTACTTATTCTGCAACTGTAGTGTAAGGAACGCGTTCTATAAACCAGTGCACACAAAAATTGGACACGACACAAATCATCCCCCTCACTCTTGTGTGGTATTAaagtataaaatatcaatatCACAACTTCAGCTTACCGAGAACATGACCTTTAATATGAGGGTGTGAAGGTCGAAAACTAGGGTAGTAAGTTAGTGGGTAATCGAGCGTATTTCTATGCCTTACCAACTGCTAGTAGTATTAGTATTTTACTCTCTTATTCTTAGACTTCTATTACTACCTATTGCTTCTTTCTCTTAAGTTATCTTATTATCTTAATGTTGTTATTGCTAATTGATTCTgccttcttttttctcttttccttgaGTCAAGAGTCTTGGAAAATAGTCTTTATATTTTCACAAGGTAGGGGCTAATATTTGCGTACACACTGTCCTTCCCAAATCTCGAAATTACATTATGTATATTATTGTTGATGTTGTTAAATAACATTTAACCAAACATGTGTAATATGTTTAAACGACAAGCAAATGATGTGATCACTGTAAGTTATCCAAGATGTTGCATTCATGTCCAAACCTTTCGACACTGATAAATAGTTGGAATTGAAATGGTTGAAGTCATTCCTTAGTTTAACTGATTCATTAGTCTCTAATTCATAATTTGAGTTGCATATCATAGTTGTAGCAGAAGAAATTGTTGCATTTTTATGGACAAAACCATTTACTAATAGAGTAAATATTGATTTGTTTATTAAATTGGATTTCTTAAACTTGTGAAATCTCAAATCAAAATCAGTCATCTAATATTCAGCTTGTTAATAAGATGGCTTTGATATGTGAAGTCAAAAgttgaatttaacctcaaattgaGACATATAGTTCACGTTTGGCTATAGATTTTGgctttattttttcaattttcttttaaaaatattgtTTGTTTATGAAATATGAATATGTTTTGGAAAAAAAATAAATTTCCAAAAATTGGTTTAGGGCAGCTTTTAGGTGAATTTTTTTCTTTCAGTCACAAAACTTTAACTTTCTTTCAAATAAAATATATGTTCAAACACAACTttaactttcaaaaattatttttcatcacaactttaattttttttaagtgTCAATCAAATCTATATCCAAACGCTAGCATAGATAAAGTTAGTGTAAAAGTGCAAGATCTCAATATGAATAGGCTAATTTTTTGTTACAACATAAAAAGTAGAGGCTTAGTTAAATTATGATCTCTAAAGCATAAGCAAAATAGTA
Coding sequences:
- the LOC104237486 gene encoding lipid phosphate phosphatase gamma; translated protein: MSPHPLKAVTLTHVRYQKGDQLGHFLAWVSLVPVFISLGGFVSHFIFRRELQGIFFAIGLLISQFINEIIKKSFQQARPETCALLEVCDSHGWPSSHSQYMFFFAVYITLLTYRKLGLICRNQLWVVLLLVWPMAILTLYSRVYLGYHTVAQVFAGATLGAVLGGGWFWIVNNVLSGFFPVIEESAFGRFFYVKDTSHLPNVLKFEYENARAARKHVSYKRAD